A window of the Haloarcula rubripromontorii genome harbors these coding sequences:
- a CDS encoding APC family permease → MAKDLERDLGLLSVVAISIGAMVGSGIFILPALAVKDAGAGIIVAYLLAGVLVLPAALSKAEMATAMPEAGGTYVYIERSMGPLLGTVSGLGTWFSLSFKGALALVGGVPYLVLLFDLPIRPVAITLAVVLVLVNILGAEQTGRLQIGIVAVMLVAIGWFVAGGGPAVNTATYGGMWDYGVEGIFAATGLVFVSFAGVTKIASIAEEVEDPDRVIPLGMLGSLAFTTLLYVLVVAVVVGVIPLDQLAGSTTPIADAAETTLGTAGVAAVVLAAILALVSTANAGILSSSRYPFAMSRDGLAPDLLSTVSDRFGTPVTAITLTGGVMLLLILFVPILEIAKLASAFKILVFALINVALIGFRESDAPDYDPSFEVPLYPWTPIFGTLTGFALLTQMGPVAIVGAVGIVVGSVVWYLGYVRPRVTREGAIKESVRRSIGDRALDRTEETLDETADTSVLVALPEGSSRQSEATLLEVGAALSPTGSSLSVVQFDEVPDQQPLDYASGVQSPDDREFECRTDTLAAALDVPVEYGELVSHHPERAVANAVDERGVDVLLVERGASFEDSLLGDSVDRIRKQTDCDTIAVDAQPLDALETITLVTTRGPYDPLKVRVGNAVATATEADLQFLYPLDERQSAEQRQQLEAYHDDLLELCDVPTERRFVDRQDLSAAIDAADSDRTLLIHAHNGGLSARRSNSDGTTQSAIQDSDHASIEVDTKRHPDGVVGRLLERLAF, encoded by the coding sequence ATGGCCAAGGATCTGGAACGCGATCTCGGACTGCTGTCAGTGGTAGCGATATCAATCGGCGCAATGGTCGGCAGCGGCATCTTCATCCTGCCGGCGCTGGCGGTGAAAGACGCCGGGGCCGGTATCATCGTTGCCTACCTTCTCGCGGGCGTGCTCGTGCTGCCCGCCGCACTCAGCAAGGCCGAAATGGCGACAGCAATGCCGGAGGCCGGCGGCACGTACGTCTATATCGAGCGGTCGATGGGGCCGCTGCTTGGAACGGTCTCCGGCCTCGGCACGTGGTTTTCGCTCTCGTTCAAGGGCGCGCTCGCGCTCGTCGGCGGCGTGCCGTACCTCGTCCTGCTCTTCGATCTGCCGATCCGGCCGGTTGCGATCACGCTGGCCGTCGTTCTTGTCCTCGTCAACATCCTCGGCGCGGAGCAGACCGGCCGACTCCAGATCGGCATCGTCGCGGTGATGCTCGTAGCGATTGGCTGGTTCGTCGCTGGTGGCGGGCCGGCAGTCAACACCGCGACGTACGGTGGGATGTGGGACTACGGTGTCGAAGGAATCTTCGCCGCAACCGGCCTCGTGTTCGTCTCCTTCGCCGGCGTGACGAAGATTGCCTCTATCGCCGAGGAGGTCGAAGACCCGGACCGCGTCATCCCGCTTGGAATGCTTGGATCGCTCGCCTTCACTACGCTGCTGTACGTGCTTGTCGTCGCCGTCGTCGTCGGCGTCATCCCGCTCGACCAGCTCGCCGGGAGCACGACGCCCATTGCGGACGCGGCAGAGACGACGCTCGGCACAGCTGGTGTCGCGGCCGTCGTTCTGGCGGCGATTCTGGCGCTGGTCAGTACAGCTAACGCCGGTATCCTCTCCTCCTCGCGCTACCCGTTCGCCATGAGCCGTGATGGGCTCGCGCCCGATCTGCTCAGCACGGTCAGCGACCGCTTTGGCACGCCGGTGACCGCCATCACGCTGACCGGCGGCGTGATGTTGCTGCTTATCCTCTTCGTTCCGATTCTGGAGATTGCGAAGCTCGCGAGCGCGTTCAAGATCCTCGTGTTCGCGCTCATCAACGTCGCGCTCATCGGCTTCCGTGAGAGCGACGCCCCCGACTATGACCCCTCCTTCGAGGTACCGCTCTACCCGTGGACGCCGATATTCGGCACCCTCACCGGATTCGCCCTGCTGACGCAGATGGGTCCGGTTGCGATAGTCGGGGCCGTCGGCATTGTCGTCGGCAGTGTCGTCTGGTATCTGGGCTACGTCCGACCGCGAGTCACCAGAGAGGGCGCGATCAAGGAGTCCGTCCGCCGGAGCATCGGCGACCGCGCGCTCGACCGGACCGAGGAGACGCTCGACGAGACGGCGGATACCTCCGTGCTTGTCGCCCTTCCCGAGGGGTCCTCGCGGCAGAGCGAAGCGACACTGCTTGAGGTCGGGGCCGCGCTCTCGCCGACCGGCAGCAGCCTTTCTGTCGTCCAGTTCGACGAAGTGCCCGACCAGCAGCCCCTCGATTACGCCTCCGGCGTGCAATCCCCGGACGACCGCGAATTCGAGTGTCGGACCGATACGCTGGCGGCTGCCCTCGACGTCCCGGTCGAGTACGGCGAACTTGTCAGCCACCACCCCGAACGGGCCGTCGCCAACGCCGTCGACGAGCGGGGCGTCGATGTGCTGCTGGTGGAACGTGGCGCGTCCTTCGAGGACTCGCTACTGGGCGACAGTGTCGACCGCATCCGGAAACAGACGGACTGTGATACCATCGCCGTCGACGCACAGCCGCTCGACGCGCTGGAGACGATTACGCTGGTCACGACCCGTGGTCCATATGACCCGCTGAAAGTCCGCGTTGGGAACGCTGTCGCGACAGCGACCGAGGCCGACCTTCAGTTCCTCTACCCGCTTGATGAGCGCCAGTCGGCCGAACAACGCCAGCAACTCGAAGCGTACCACGACGACCTGCTGGAACTCTGTGACGTGCCGACGGAGCGACGCTTCGTCGACCGGCAGGACCTTTCAGCGGCGATAGACGCAGCTGACAGCGACAGGACCCTCCTGATACACGCACACAACGGTGGGCTTTCGGCCCGCCGGTCAAACAGCGACGGGACTACGCAGTCGGCAATTCAAGACAGCGACCACGCGTCGATAGAAGTAGACACGAAACGCCATCCCGACGGTGTCGTCGGCCGCCTGCTCGAACGGCTGGCGTTCTAA
- a CDS encoding phosphoglycerol geranylgeranyltransferase, which translates to MSDWADWDHIVKIDPDKTLVDGETFEDVAATGTDAIEVGGTTGMTEEKMKRVVDACGKHDIPVYIEPSNPASVVHSDRHDGYLIPVVMNAGDVAWITGAHKEWIRIDDEIDWSRTFTEAYIVMNPEASVASYTQANCDLDAADVAAYAEAAEHLLGQEIVYVEYSGMLGDTDIVAAAADTLDDATLFYGGGIHDYESARTMAQHADTIVVGDLVHDEGVDAVRETVQGAKDATATVQ; encoded by the coding sequence ATGAGCGACTGGGCGGACTGGGACCACATCGTGAAGATAGACCCCGACAAGACGCTGGTTGACGGAGAAACGTTCGAAGACGTCGCGGCGACGGGGACCGACGCCATCGAAGTCGGCGGGACCACCGGAATGACAGAGGAGAAGATGAAGCGGGTCGTCGACGCCTGCGGGAAACACGACATCCCCGTGTACATCGAACCGTCTAATCCCGCGTCAGTCGTCCACAGCGACCGTCACGACGGCTATCTCATTCCGGTCGTGATGAACGCCGGCGATGTGGCCTGGATCACCGGCGCGCACAAGGAGTGGATACGCATCGACGACGAGATCGACTGGTCGCGGACCTTCACCGAGGCCTACATCGTCATGAACCCAGAGGCGTCGGTAGCGTCCTACACGCAGGCCAACTGCGACCTCGACGCGGCCGACGTGGCCGCCTACGCCGAAGCCGCCGAACACCTCCTCGGGCAGGAGATTGTCTACGTCGAGTACTCGGGGATGCTCGGCGACACCGACATCGTCGCCGCCGCCGCAGACACGCTCGACGACGCGACGCTGTTCTATGGCGGCGGCATCCACGATTACGAGTCCGCCCGCACCATGGCACAGCACGCAGACACCATCGTCGTCGGCGACCTCGTCCACGACGAAGGCGTCGACGCAGTGCGAGAGACGGTGCAAGGCGCGAAGGATGCGACGGCGACCGTTCAGTAG
- a CDS encoding ABC transporter ATP-binding protein produces MTPPAIETEGLSKQYGEVDALDALNMTVAQGEVYGFLGPNGAGKSTTINLLMDYVKPTSGTARVLGHDPWTDVVACHQRVGICPDRFETYESLSARRHLELVIDTKRADDDPRALLERVGLADAIERPAGEFSQGMEQRLALAMSLVGEPDLLILDEPFTGLDPHGVALVRDVVESESDRGATVFFSSHVLGQVDLVCDRVGILYKGTLIAEGTLPALRDTCGLSSDATVEDIFMTLTDGSAHVTEVDG; encoded by the coding sequence GTGACGCCGCCGGCAATCGAGACGGAGGGGCTTTCGAAACAGTACGGCGAGGTTGATGCGCTCGATGCACTGAACATGACCGTAGCGCAGGGCGAGGTGTACGGTTTTCTCGGCCCGAACGGCGCCGGGAAGTCGACCACGATCAATCTGCTGATGGACTACGTCAAACCAACGTCGGGGACCGCGCGCGTGCTGGGTCACGACCCGTGGACCGATGTCGTCGCCTGCCACCAGCGCGTTGGTATCTGCCCCGACCGCTTCGAAACATACGAGTCGCTGTCCGCGCGGCGGCATCTCGAACTGGTGATCGATACGAAGCGTGCGGACGACGACCCGCGAGCACTGCTTGAGCGCGTTGGGTTGGCTGATGCTATCGAAAGACCCGCCGGTGAGTTCTCACAGGGGATGGAACAGCGGTTAGCACTCGCCATGAGTCTCGTCGGGGAGCCGGACCTCCTGATTCTCGACGAGCCGTTCACCGGGCTTGACCCCCACGGCGTCGCGCTGGTGCGAGATGTTGTCGAATCGGAGTCCGACCGCGGTGCGACGGTCTTCTTTTCCAGTCACGTCCTCGGACAGGTCGATCTGGTCTGTGACCGTGTCGGGATTCTGTACAAGGGGACCCTCATTGCAGAAGGCACGCTGCCGGCGCTCCGAGACACCTGCGGCCTCTCGTCCGATGCGACGGTCGAAGACATCTTCATGACGCTGACTGATGGCTCCGCTCACGTTACCGAGGTGGACGGATGA
- a CDS encoding Rieske (2Fe-2S) protein, translating to MQRLTTVETVHEDGSWLFTAEDSYGDLEEVVLVPCEDGVEAWVNRCTHEAQRFDTGRGVPMRDDQLICPRHGSLFDACDGGCDNGDAAGTTLPGVEISETHGDVFLTDDDYAFAHEGGIDDDDGPSSTSHLQL from the coding sequence GTGCAGCGACTTACCACAGTCGAGACGGTCCACGAAGACGGGTCGTGGCTGTTCACCGCCGAAGACTCTTACGGAGACCTCGAAGAGGTCGTTCTTGTCCCCTGTGAGGACGGCGTCGAGGCATGGGTGAACCGATGTACGCACGAGGCACAGCGATTCGACACCGGGCGGGGCGTTCCGATGCGAGATGACCAGCTCATCTGCCCCCGACACGGCTCACTGTTCGACGCCTGTGACGGCGGCTGTGACAACGGCGACGCCGCCGGGACGACGCTCCCCGGCGTCGAGATATCGGAGACCCACGGCGACGTGTTCCTCACCGACGACGACTACGCGTTCGCTCACGAGGGTGGTATCGACGACGATGACGGGCCGAGTTCCACATCTCACCTCCAGCTGTGA
- a CDS encoding ABC transporter permease subunit gives MALPRWFPVARKEAVALLKSKGTWLLAPLLVVWGYGPTYISWDILGPDVTVGFVQAAGSTLLPLCVLLLTYRSIVKERTSGSLKFLLGLPLTRTDILIGKVFGRSVGAVLPFALAAVILGVIGGVKFGLFSPLRFIGVFLVTVLYIAVLVSIATAASAVTTSTVRVTAVLFGGFFLLLTLGWKIVGVRLYSAVTGNAVNPLEPPADGLLFAILRISPGRAYRTVTNWILGLANSGGQYTSVATVLYPGHSINEYVVDTAFSGQSVPAYLHESVALVVLLLWGVIPLALASYRFNRGDLA, from the coding sequence ATGGCCCTCCCCCGATGGTTTCCCGTTGCGCGGAAAGAGGCAGTCGCGCTACTCAAATCGAAAGGAACCTGGCTACTTGCTCCCCTGCTCGTCGTCTGGGGCTACGGTCCCACTTACATTAGTTGGGACATCCTTGGTCCGGACGTTACGGTCGGGTTCGTTCAGGCGGCCGGGTCCACGCTGCTCCCACTCTGTGTCCTGTTACTCACGTATCGGTCGATTGTCAAAGAGCGCACGTCGGGGAGCTTGAAATTCCTGCTTGGACTGCCCCTCACGCGAACTGATATTCTCATCGGCAAGGTCTTCGGTCGGAGCGTCGGCGCAGTGCTTCCATTTGCCCTCGCAGCGGTCATTCTCGGCGTGATTGGCGGTGTCAAGTTCGGGCTGTTCTCCCCGCTGCGTTTTATCGGCGTGTTTCTGGTGACGGTGCTGTACATCGCTGTACTCGTGTCAATCGCAACAGCGGCATCAGCAGTGACGACCAGCACAGTCCGTGTCACCGCCGTGCTGTTCGGCGGTTTCTTTCTGCTGCTGACACTGGGATGGAAAATCGTTGGTGTCCGGCTCTACTCAGCTGTGACCGGGAACGCAGTGAATCCGCTCGAACCGCCCGCCGACGGCCTGTTGTTCGCTATCCTTCGGATTTCACCGGGGCGTGCGTACCGAACCGTAACGAACTGGATACTCGGACTGGCAAACTCCGGCGGCCAGTACACGTCAGTCGCCACGGTACTGTATCCCGGGCACTCGATCAACGAGTACGTGGTTGACACAGCCTTCAGTGGACAGTCAGTCCCAGCCTACCTGCACGAGTCGGTCGCTCTCGTCGTATTGCTTCTCTGGGGAGTCATCCCGCTCGCACTGGCCAGCTATCGATTCAACCGGGGTGACCTCGCGTGA
- a CDS encoding NAD-binding protein gives MDDDIDPPSVLVISDRYVGSAVVTTLGRGTDVCLVTDHDGVAGQTPDDARVVVGDGRERAVLRDAGAQTTDIALISMQTDHGAFLVTQLLRTQFDVETVVVVLNDPQHRPAFESVGSEVVCGSQVLAAELERTVETAFKTLETAK, from the coding sequence GTGGACGACGACATCGACCCCCCGTCAGTACTGGTCATCAGCGACCGGTACGTCGGGTCTGCGGTAGTAACGACGTTAGGTCGTGGCACCGATGTCTGTCTCGTCACCGACCACGACGGCGTTGCCGGGCAAACGCCCGACGACGCCCGCGTGGTAGTCGGTGACGGGCGGGAGCGTGCTGTTCTCCGAGACGCCGGGGCTCAAACGACTGACATCGCCCTGATCTCGATGCAGACCGACCACGGGGCGTTCCTCGTGACACAACTGCTTCGGACGCAATTCGATGTCGAAACCGTAGTCGTTGTACTGAACGACCCGCAGCATCGACCGGCGTTCGAGTCGGTCGGTTCCGAGGTGGTCTGTGGTTCCCAAGTCTTGGCAGCCGAGCTTGAACGGACTGTCGAAACAGCGTTCAAAACGCTCGAAACCGCGAAATAA
- a CDS encoding Lrp/AsnC family transcriptional regulator gives MADAEYPIDDLDRNIIYALQQDARHTSASEIAESLDVSARTVRNRITKLEEAGVIAGYDVDVDYEAAGYQLHTLIVCTAPIHEREEVAQRALDVSGVVAIREVMTGADNVHVEVVGTDGNDLSRIGRDLNDIGLEVVDEDLIRNEYTRPFHQFGHNEAEGEST, from the coding sequence ATGGCCGACGCGGAGTACCCTATCGACGACCTGGACCGGAACATCATCTATGCACTACAGCAGGATGCGAGACATACTTCGGCGAGTGAAATTGCCGAGTCGCTCGATGTCTCCGCACGAACGGTCCGGAACCGTATCACGAAGCTCGAAGAGGCCGGCGTCATTGCGGGCTACGATGTCGATGTCGATTATGAGGCCGCGGGGTATCAACTCCATACGCTCATCGTCTGTACGGCACCAATCCACGAGCGCGAGGAGGTCGCGCAGCGGGCACTCGACGTCTCCGGCGTCGTCGCTATCCGGGAGGTCATGACTGGGGCCGACAACGTCCACGTCGAGGTGGTCGGAACCGACGGCAACGACCTGAGCCGCATCGGCAGGGACCTCAACGATATCGGACTGGAAGTCGTCGACGAGGACCTCATTCGGAACGAGTACACTCGGCCGTTTCACCAGTTCGGGCACAACGAGGCCGAGGGTGAGTCTACATAG
- the aspS gene encoding aspartate--tRNA(Asn) ligase: protein MENRTYTADATPGDTVTVAGWVHEIRDLGGIAFLILRDTTGKIQVKFEKDEMDDDLVETGLNVQRESVISVTGAVEEEPRAPTGVEVTPESVDVISEADPELPLDPSGKVDAELPTRLDNRTLDLRKDEVKAIFEIRAEVLRSVREAFRDLNCTEINTPKIVATGTEGGTELFPITYFGQEAFMNQSPQLFKQLMVGSGLERVFEIGPIFRAEEHNTPRHLNEATSIDFESAFYDHTEAMDACEHVVKSAYEGVAENCQDELEALGLEDEFAAPEGDFPRLTYEEALDKINATGELDEPLVWGDDLSTEAEHVLGQEVGEHYFITDWPSEIKPFYIKDHDDDEEVSTGFDMMHPSMELVSGGQREHRFEHLVEGFEQQGLDPEAFEYYTKMFKYGMPPHAGWGLGGERLIMTMLGLENIREAVLFPRDRQRLSP, encoded by the coding sequence ATGGAAAACCGAACCTACACGGCGGACGCGACGCCGGGTGACACGGTCACCGTCGCCGGCTGGGTCCACGAGATCCGAGATCTCGGTGGTATTGCCTTCCTTATCCTTCGAGACACCACCGGCAAGATACAGGTCAAGTTCGAGAAAGACGAGATGGACGACGACCTCGTGGAAACGGGACTGAACGTCCAGCGCGAATCGGTCATCTCGGTGACCGGCGCTGTCGAAGAGGAACCGCGCGCGCCCACCGGTGTCGAAGTCACGCCGGAGTCCGTCGACGTGATTTCGGAAGCCGACCCCGAACTGCCCCTCGACCCGTCAGGCAAGGTCGACGCCGAACTACCGACCCGCCTCGACAACCGGACGCTCGACCTCCGCAAGGACGAAGTGAAGGCCATCTTCGAGATCCGCGCGGAAGTCCTCCGCTCGGTACGCGAGGCGTTCCGCGACCTCAACTGCACGGAGATCAACACGCCGAAGATCGTCGCCACGGGGACCGAGGGCGGCACCGAACTGTTCCCGATCACGTACTTCGGGCAGGAAGCGTTCATGAACCAGAGCCCACAGCTGTTCAAGCAGCTGATGGTCGGCTCCGGCCTCGAACGCGTCTTCGAAATCGGCCCGATCTTCCGCGCCGAGGAACACAACACGCCACGGCACCTCAACGAGGCGACCTCCATCGACTTCGAGTCGGCCTTCTACGACCACACCGAGGCGATGGACGCCTGCGAACACGTCGTCAAGTCTGCCTACGAGGGCGTCGCCGAAAACTGCCAGGACGAACTCGAAGCGCTCGGCCTCGAAGACGAGTTCGCAGCGCCGGAGGGCGACTTCCCGCGGCTCACCTACGAGGAGGCACTCGACAAGATCAACGCCACAGGCGAACTCGACGAGCCGCTGGTGTGGGGCGACGACCTCTCGACGGAAGCCGAGCACGTCCTCGGGCAGGAGGTCGGTGAGCACTACTTCATCACCGACTGGCCCAGCGAGATCAAGCCGTTCTACATCAAGGACCACGACGACGACGAGGAGGTCTCGACCGGCTTCGACATGATGCACCCGTCGATGGAACTAGTCTCGGGCGGTCAGCGTGAGCACCGCTTCGAGCATCTCGTCGAAGGGTTCGAACAGCAGGGGCTGGACCCGGAGGCCTTCGAGTACTACACCAAGATGTTCAAGTACGGCATGCCGCCACACGCCGGCTGGGGACTGGGCGGCGAGCGCCTCATCATGACGATGCTCGGTCTGGAGAACATCCGGGAAGCGGTGCTGTTCCCGCGGGATCGCCAGCGTCTGAGCCCGTAG
- the hop gene encoding halorhodopsin, with the protein MTAASTTATTVLQATQSDVLQEIQSNFLLNSSLWVNIALAGVAILLFVAMGRDIESPRAKLIWVATMLVPLVSISSYAGLASGLTVGFLQMPPGHALAGQEVLSPWGRYLTWTFSTPMILLALGLLADTDIASLFTAITMDIGMCVTGLAAALITSSHLLRWVFYGISCAFFLAVLYVLLVQWPADAEAAGTSEIFGTLKLLTVVLWLGYPILWALGSEGVALLSVGATSWGYSGLDILAKYVFAFLLLRWVAANEGTVSGSGMGIGSGGAAPADD; encoded by the coding sequence ATGACAGCTGCCAGTACCACTGCAACGACAGTGCTTCAGGCGACACAGTCAGACGTGCTTCAGGAGATACAGTCGAATTTCCTCCTGAACTCCTCGCTCTGGGTGAACATCGCGCTGGCGGGCGTCGCCATCCTCCTGTTCGTCGCGATGGGTCGAGATATAGAGTCGCCCCGCGCGAAACTCATCTGGGTTGCGACGATGCTGGTGCCGCTGGTCTCGATTTCCAGCTACGCCGGCCTGGCTTCCGGGCTGACGGTCGGGTTTCTGCAGATGCCGCCGGGCCACGCCCTCGCCGGTCAGGAAGTCCTGTCGCCGTGGGGCCGGTACCTGACGTGGACGTTCTCGACACCGATGATTCTCCTGGCGCTGGGCCTGTTGGCAGACACCGACATCGCGTCGCTGTTCACCGCCATCACGATGGACATCGGGATGTGCGTGACCGGCCTCGCCGCCGCGCTCATTACCTCCTCGCACCTGCTGCGCTGGGTGTTTTACGGCATCAGCTGTGCGTTCTTCCTCGCAGTGCTGTACGTCCTGCTCGTCCAGTGGCCAGCCGACGCGGAAGCTGCCGGCACAAGTGAGATATTCGGGACGCTCAAGCTTCTCACCGTGGTGCTGTGGCTCGGCTACCCGATCCTCTGGGCGCTGGGTTCCGAGGGGGTTGCCCTTCTGAGTGTCGGCGCCACTTCGTGGGGCTACTCCGGGCTAGATATCCTCGCAAAGTACGTGTTCGCGTTCCTGCTTCTGCGCTGGGTCGCCGCCAACGAAGGCACCGTCTCAGGGTCCGGGATGGGTATCGGTTCCGGCGGAGCTGCGCCTGCAGACGACTGA
- a CDS encoding aldo/keto reductase — translation MDLPPVGLGTMGIEDAAVVRTAIDRGYRHLDTAQIYDNESTVGAGIAAAGTDRADLTVATKLWIDALAATAVRPATEASLDRLGLDAVDLLYVHRPRGDYDPETTLPAVEALCEAGLTEHVGLSNFDPDQLAIARDHLDAIAAHQVEFHPLFWRESLLADAQKHGYPLVAYAPLAGGRVFEEPAIVDIADQHDTSPAAVSIAWVTSYETVVTIPKASSRPHLEANLAAADLELTDAEIARIEAIEREEELFPE, via the coding sequence ATGGACCTCCCACCAGTCGGACTCGGCACGATGGGCATCGAGGACGCGGCGGTCGTTCGGACGGCCATCGACCGTGGCTACCGCCACCTCGATACCGCGCAGATCTATGACAACGAGAGTACTGTCGGCGCGGGCATCGCCGCCGCCGGAACCGACCGTGCAGACCTGACTGTCGCGACGAAGCTCTGGATCGACGCACTCGCGGCAACTGCCGTCCGCCCGGCGACAGAAGCGAGTCTCGACCGGCTCGGCCTCGACGCCGTCGACCTGCTGTACGTCCACCGTCCACGCGGCGACTACGACCCGGAAACGACGCTGCCCGCCGTCGAGGCCCTGTGCGAGGCGGGACTGACCGAACACGTCGGACTCTCGAACTTCGACCCGGACCAGCTGGCCATCGCGCGCGACCACCTCGATGCGATTGCTGCACATCAGGTCGAGTTCCATCCGCTGTTCTGGCGGGAATCACTGCTCGCTGACGCCCAGAAACACGGCTATCCGCTGGTCGCGTACGCACCGCTGGCCGGCGGTCGCGTGTTCGAGGAACCGGCCATCGTCGACATCGCGGACCAGCACGACACGTCGCCGGCCGCCGTCAGCATCGCCTGGGTGACCAGCTACGAAACCGTCGTCACGATTCCGAAGGCGTCCTCCCGGCCCCATCTCGAAGCCAACCTCGCTGCTGCCGACTTGGAGCTGACTGATGCCGAAATTGCGCGTATCGAAGCCATCGAGCGTGAAGAAGAACTGTTCCCGGAGTGA